From a single Brassica napus cultivar Da-Ae chromosome C9, Da-Ae, whole genome shotgun sequence genomic region:
- the LOC106390562 gene encoding probable folate-biopterin transporter 4, with protein sequence MMIHWFKQLRSAFGVAFLWLVCLIYFTQGFRSFVWTAVSYQLKDRLQLSPSASQFVFSVAFFPWSIKPLYGIISDCIPIGGKKRTPYLVISTVLSLVPWLLLGLDSTSRSSSLYLMIFLTVQNLGSAMADVVIDAMIAEAVRIEKSSFAGDLQSVSWFAMAVGGICGSLLGGYALTNLNIETIFLLFTVLPALQLLSCPLVEEIPSNEPLPELLDSDEFEEKKSNDTYLDTKKSNTRRRKGQKKGKKGASSGKSETHKKQSKSLASKLFQSLKAAALELCRAFKQPIILRPMAWFFIAHITVPNLSTVMFYYQTEVLQLDASFLGTARVVGWLGLMLGTFIYNRYLTNMTLRKSLLFAHIGLSITILLDMTLVSRANVGYGVSDKTMVLFGSALGDAINQLKFMPFLILSGRLCPPGIEGTLFALFMSINNLGNTVGSFMGAGLASLLGISSGSFENMFVGLAIQVFCTYIPVLFLFLIPKEATGVSASS encoded by the exons atgatgatacaTTGGTTTAAGCAGCTGCGATCCGCGTTTGGCGTCGCGTTTCTGTGGCTCGTTTGCCTCATCTACTTCACTCAG ggatTTAGATCGTTTGTGTGGACAGCAGTTTCGTACCAGCTCAAAGACAGGCTTCAGCTATCACCATCAGCTTCTCAGTTCGTCTTTTCTGTCGCCTTCTTTCCATGGAGCATAAAACCATTATACGG AATCATCTCAGATTGTATCCCTATAGGAGGGAAGAAGAGGACACCGTACTTGGTGATATCGACAGTGCTCTCTCTTGTTCCATGGCTCTTGCTCGGTCTAGACTCAACCTCCCGAAGTTCCAGCCTCTATCTCATGATTTTCTTGACCGTACAAAATCTTGGATCAGCCATGGCTGATGTTGTGATAGATGCCATGATCGCTGAGGCTGTAAGAATTGAAAA GTCTTCCTTTGCTGGAGATCTTCAGTCTGTCTCATGGTTTGCTATGGCTGTGGGTGGTATCTGCGGTAGTCTCTTAGGAGGCTACGCATTGACCAACTTGAACATAGAAACAATCTTCCTCCTTTTCACGGTGTTGCCTGCGTTACAGCTACTTTCATGTCCTCTCGTTGAAGAGATTCCTAGCAATGAACCGTTGCCTGAGCTGCTGGACTCGGACGAgtttgaagagaagaagagcaatgATACCTATCTAGACACGAAGAAGTCGAACACAAGAAGAAGGAAAGGGCAGAAGAAAGGTAAGAAAGGAGCTTCCAGTGGAAAGAGTGAGACACACAAGAAGCAATCAAAGTCTTTAGCTTCAAAGTTGTTCCAGTCATTGAAAGCAGCCGCTTTGGAATTATGTCGTGCGTTCAAACAACCGATCATTTTGAG ACCAATGGCGTGGTTTTTCATAGCGCATATCACCGTGCCAAACCTCTCTACGGTCATGTTCTATTACCAAACCGAGGTGTTGCAGTTAGACGCTTCTTTCCTAGGAACAGCCCGTGTTGTTGGTTGGTTAGGTCTCATGCTTGGAACCTTTATCTACAACCGCTATCTCACAAATATGACTCTCCGCAAATCTCTCTT GTTTGCTCACATTGGGCTGTCTATAACCATACTCCTCGATATGACCTTGGTGTCTAGAGCAaatgtgggttatggagtatcAGACAAGACAATGGTTCTCTTCGGATCTGCTCTAGGTGATGCCATCAATCAACTCAA ATTCATGCCGTTCTTGATCTTGTCTGGTCGTCTATGTCCTCCTGGGATTGAAGGAACACTGTTTGCGCTGTTTATGTCGATAAACAACCTTGGGAACACAGTTGGATCGTTCATGGGAGCAGGATTGGCTTCACTTCTTGGAATCTCTTCAGGGTCCTTTGAGAATATGTTTGTGGGCTTAGCCATTCAAGTGTTTTGCACTTATATACCCgtgttgtttcttttcttgatACCCAAGGAAGCTACAGGAGTGTCAGCTTCTTCATAG
- the LOC106370213 gene encoding uncharacterized protein LOC106370213 — translation MASSSPSSSFTLSSLFATAVLILVLSTAVSLKSAFHPRDMLPHLPRQVSWPILNSLYGAADLLPTFIGTANAGNNTVKWKGACFYDNTAHMEFHNKSASKFGGGTLHIKADKAHSSTCMDLYVFATPYRVTWTWYFISRPHTVEFPEWDGQAEYDYVKKKGVSIFLMHAGMLGTLQALCDVFPLFTNTGWGESSNLAFLEKHMGAKFEARPEPWVTKVNTDDIHSGDLLVLSKIRGRWGGFETLEKWVSGAYAGHSAVFLRDTQGKLWIGESGNENEKGEDVIAILPWEEWWEFEQKKDDSNPQIALLPLHPDVRAKFNVTAAWEYARSMDGKPYGYHNLIFAWIDTVTANYPPPIDAHLVASFMTVWNKLQPEYAANMWNEALNKRLGTEGLGLPDVLVEVEKRGSSFDKLLTVPEQDDWIYSDGKSTSCIAFILEMYKEAGLFGSLASSIQVTEFTLKDAYMLNFFENNASRLPKWCNDNDSVKLPFCQILGKYRMELPGYNTMEPYTHMNEQCPSLPPKYNRPGNC, via the exons ATGGCGTCTTCATCTCCCTCATCATCTTTCACGCTTTCCTCTCTGTTCGCCACCGCCGTCCTAATTCTAGTTCTCTCAACCGCCGTATCATTGAAATCGGCGTTCCACCCTCGCGACATGCTTCCGCATTTGCCAAGACAAGTCTCCTGGCCCATCCTCAACTCCCTTTACGGCGCCGCCGATCTGCTTCCCACTTTCATCGGAACAGCGAATGCAGGAAACAACACCGTCAAGTGGAAAGGAGCTTGCTTCTATGATAACACAGCTCATATGGAGTTTCATAACAAGTCCGCTAGCAAGTTTGGTGGAGGCACACTTCACATTAAG GCGGATAAAGCACATAGCTCGACTTGCATGGATCTTTATGTCTTTGCAACTCCATATCGTGTGACATGGACTTGGTACTTCATTTCACGGCCACACACTGTAGAGTTCCCTGAATGGGATGGACAAGCCGAGTATGATTAC GTTAAGAAGAAGGGAGTTTCGATATTCCTTATGCACGCAGGGATGTTAGGAACACTACAAGCACTGTGTGATGTTTTCCCTCTCTTTACCAATACTGGTTGGGGTGAAAGCTCTAATCTGGCGTTTCTTGAGAAGCATATGGGGGCTAAGTTCGAAGCTCGTCCTGAACCATGGGTCACCAAAGTCAACactgatgatatccactctGGTGATCTACTTGTTCTATCCAAGATCCGTGGACGTTGGGGTGGTTTTGAGACCCTTGAGAAGTGGGTGAGTGGGGCTTACGCTGGTCATTCAGCTGTCTTCTTGAGAGACACACAAGGGAAGCTGTGGATTGGTGAGTCCGGTAATGAAAACGAAAAG GGAGAAGATGTAATAGCGATATTACCATGGGAAGAGTGGTGGGAGTTTGAACAAAAGAAAGATGACTCGAATCCTCAGATTGCATTGTTACCTTTGCATCCTGATGTTCGTGCTAAGTTCAACGTTACTGCTGCGTGGGAATATGCTCGGAGCATGGATGGTAAACCATATGGTTATCACAACTTGATTTTTGCCTGGATCGATACCGTTACTGCAAACTACCCTCCTCCTATAGATGCTCATCTT gTTGCCTCTTTCATGACTGTTTGGAACAAATTGCAGCCTGAGTATGCTGCTAATATGTGGAATGAAGCCTTGAACAAGCGTCTCGGAACAGAG GGTCTTGGTCTTCCAGATGTACTGGTGGAAGTAGAGAAACGCGGATCTTCTTTTGACAAATTACTGACTGTACCTGAACAAGACGACTGGATCTACAGCGATGGTAAATCAACCTCGTGCATTGCTTTCATACTTGAAATGTACAAAGAAGCTGGCCTATTTGGCTCATTGGCTAGTTCTATTCAAGTCACGGAATTCACG CTAAAAGATGCTTACATGCTCAACTTCTTCGAGAACAATGCAAGCCGTCTTCCAAAATGGTGCAATGACAATGACAGTGTGAAGCTTCCTTTCTGTCAGATACTTGGGAAGTACAGAATGGAACTTCCTGGTTACAATACTATGGAACCTTACACCCATATGAATGAACAGTGTCCATCTCTGCCTCCAAAGTATAACAGACCAGGGAACtgctaa
- the LOC106371233 gene encoding polyadenylate-binding protein RBP45A: protein MQQPPQNAIGAGQQIPSDQQAYHQQQLSWMMQQQQQQGQQWNLQQQQSAPSQGQQPYGVGSQNPGSDNEIRSLWIGALQPWMDENYIMTVFAQTGEVQSAKVIRNKLTGMCEGYGFVEFANHAAAERVLQTYNGTQMPNSDQTFRLNWAQAGAGERRQAEGPEYTIFVGDLAPEVTDFMLAETFSSVYASVKGAKVMMDRSTGRTKGYGFVRFGDESEQMRAMVEMNGQYCSSRPMRLGPAANKKPLTMLPGMYQDTQGGGNPGESDPSNTTIFVGALDASVTDEELRAVFGQFGELTHVKIPPGKRCGFVQYATRASAEHALLNLNGTQLGGQSIRLSWGRSPNNQAQPHQAQWNGGGGYYGYPPQPQGFEPYGHGAPRPQDPSAYYGGGYGGYGNYQQQRQ, encoded by the exons ATGCAGCAGCCACCACAAAACGCCATCGGAGCAGGGCAGCAGATCCCATCTGACCAGCAAGCCTATCACCAGCAGCAACTCTCGTGGATGATGCAACAGCAACAGCAACAGGGCCAGCAATGGAACCTGCAGCAGCAGCAGTCAGCGCCGTCACAGGGTCAACAGCCCTACGGAGTCGGATCTCAGAATCCAGGATCCGATAACGAGATTCGCTCCTTGTGGATCGGTGCCCTGCAGCCTTGGATGGACGAAAACTACATCATGACCGTCTTCGCTCAGACCGGCGAG GTTCAATCGGCTAAAGTGATTCGCAACAAGCTGACTGGTATGTGCGAGGGTTACGGATTCGTTGAGTTCGCCAACCACGCTGCAGCTGAGCGTGTGTTGCAGACCTACAACGGTACTCAGATGCCCAACTCTGACCAGACCTTCAGGCTGAACTGGGCTCAGGCCGGGGCTGGTGAGAGACGCCAAGCTGAAGGGCCTGAGTACACTATCTTTGTGGGCGACCTGGCTCCGGAAGTCACTGACTTCATGCTCGCGGAGACGTTTTCGAGCGTGTACGCGTCTGTCAAGGGGGCGAAAGTTATGATGGACAGGAGCACTGGACGGACGAAGGGTTATGGTTTTGTTAGGTTTGGGGATGAAAGTGAGCAGATGCGTGCGATGGTGGAAATGAATGGTCAGTACTGCTCGAGTAGGCCTATGCGTCTTGGTCCGGCTGCCAACAAGAAGCCTCTTACAATGCTGCCAG GCATGTATCAGGACACCCAAGGAGGAGGAAATCCTGGAGAAAGCGATCCAAGTAACACAACT ATATTTGTTGGTGCTCTGGATGCTAGCGTTACAGACGAAGAATTGAGGGCAGTTTTTGGTCAATTTGGAGAACTAACTCACGTGAAAATACCTCCAGGGAAGCGTTGTGGATTCGTTCAGTATGCCACCAG GGCGTCTGCGGAGCATGCACTTTTAAATCTGAATGGAACACAATTAGGTGGACAAAGCATCCGTCTTTCATGGGGACGTAGTCCGAACAAccag GCACAGCCTCATCAAGCTCAATGGAATGGTGGTGGTGGGTACTATGGATACCCTCCACAGCCGCAGGGCTTTGAACCATATGGTCATGGAGCTCCTCGTCCTCAGGATCCTAGTGCGTACTATGGTGGCGGTTACGGTGGCTATGGCAACTATCAGCAGCAACGGCAG TGA
- the LOC125592925 gene encoding DEAD-box ATP-dependent RNA helicase 32-like, protein MGRPKKTRGMKKQMRLDEAEEVILLEQWIESQKPDSGSNPLALGPLPKDAKIGKLEDDGENGAVFSRYAGVRRFDQLPISDKTKRGLKEAKFVEMVDIQRAALPHALCGRDILGAARTGSGKTLAFVIPVLEKLHKERWGPEDGVGCIIISPTRELAAQTFSVLNKVGKFHKFSAGLLIGGREGVDVEKERVNHMNILVCAPGRLLQHMDETPNFECSNLKILILDEADRVLDSAFKGQLDPIISQLPKRRQTLLFSATQTKKVKDLARLSLRDPEYISVHAESVTATPTTLTQTVIIVPVEKKLDMLWSFIKSHLNYRILVFLSTKKQVKFVHEAFNKLRPGIPLKSLHGKMSQEKRMGVYSQFIERQSVLFCTDVLARGLDFDKLVDWVVQVDCPEDVASYIHRVGRTARFNASGKSLLFLTPSEEKMVERLQEARIPVKVTKANSDKLQEVSRLLASLLVNFPDLHTVAQRAFITYLRSIHKRRDKEIFDVTKLSIEDFSASLGLPFTPRIRFANLKTKKKGVFESSIALEPENDDEDNVVAPTRVVKKDLLGEDLEEDDFPLRPNEEGKGVEKSNKDEGVPMPGTRVSKNKKLKISQHRPSGSRVKFDEEGNPVAPLAIVAATTETEVALDEEARKDYYKKLGEQLRKVDHEDKKVEREKRREKRMKEKIKRKQGEMEEEEEEEGHEGSASSEEETGPKRKRAKKMYFDDNGDGDEEKEGGKINTDAISIAELEEMALKLITQS, encoded by the exons ATGGGAAGACCTAAGAAGACTAGAGGAATGAAGAAGCAGATGCGCCTCGACGAAGCCGAAGAAGTCATCCTCCTCGAACAGTGGATCGAATCCCAAAAACCCGATTCAGGATCCAACCCGCTCGCTCTGGGCCCTCTCCCGAAAGACGCGAAGATCGGAAAGCTCGAAGACGACGGCGAAAACGGCGCCGTTTTCTCGCGCTACGCCGGCGTAAGGAGGTTCGATCAGCTGCCCATATCGGACAAAACGAAACGAGGGCTGAAAGAGGCCAAGTTCGTTGAGATGGTCGATATCCAGAGAGCTGCTCTGCCTCACGCTTTATGCGGAAGAGATATTCTCGGCGCGGCGAGGACCGGGTCGGGGAAAACTCTCGCGTTTGTTATTCCG GTGCTGGAGAAGTTGCACAAGGAGAGATGGGGTCCTGAAGATGGAGTTGGGTGTATTATCATATCTCCGACTAGGGAATTAGCTGCTCAGACTTTCAGTGTGTTGAATAAAGTTGGGAAGTTTCATAAGTTCAGTGCTGGCCTCTTGATTGGAGGTCGTGAAGGAGTTGATGTTGAGAAGGAGAGGGTTAATCATATGAATATTTTGGTGTGTGCTCCCGGTAGGCTTCTCCAGCATATGGATGAGACTCCAAACTTCGAGTGTTCCAATCTCAAG ATTCTGATTTTAGATGAGGCCGACCGTGTTCTTGATTCTGCATTCAAAGGGCAGTTGGATCCTATCATCTCGCAGTTGCCTAAGCGCAGGCAAACTCTGCTATTCTCTGCGACCCAAACAAAGAAAGTCAAGGATCTAGCAAGGCTCAGTCTGAGAGATCCCGAGTACATCAGTGTACATGCAGAGTCTGTTACAGCTACCCCAACTACCTTGACGCAGACTGTAATAATTGTCCCAGTTGAAAAGAAACTAGACATGTTATGGAGCTTCATCAAATCTCATCTTAATTACAGGATTCTTGTTTTTCTATCCACCAAGAAACAG GTCAAATTTGTTCATGAAGCGTTCAACAAGCTCCGGCCTGGAATACCTTTGAAGAGCCTTCACGGAAAAATGAGCCAAGAGAAAAGGATGGGAGTGTACTCTCAGTTCATTGAGAGACAATCTGTTCTCTTCTGTACCGATGTTCTTGCCAGAGGTCTTGATTTTGACAAGCTTGTGGACTGGGTTGTTCAG GTGGATTGTCCTGAAGATGTAGCTTCTTATATTCACCGAGTTGGGCGTACGGCTCGTTTCAATGCTTCAGGGAAGTCACTCCTCTTTCTAACGCCTTCTGAGGAAAAAATGGTTGAGAGATTACAAGAAGCTAGAATTCCTGTAAAAGTCACCAAG GCAAACAGTGACAAGTTGCAGGAGGTTTCTAGACTCTTGGCTTCTTTGTTGGtcaattttcccgatcttcacactGTTGCGCAGAGAGCCTTCATCACATACCTGAGGTCCATTCACAAGAGAAGAGATAAGGAGATTTTCGACGTGACGAAGCTGTCCATTGAGGACTTCTCTGCTTCGCTTGGTCTTCCATTTACTCCTAGAATCCGATTCGCAAACCttaaaacgaagaagaaaggagtgTTTGAGAGTTCAATCGCTCTTGAACCGGAGAATGATGATGAGGATAATGTTGTAGCACCTACTCGGGTTGTGAAGAAGGATCTTCTAGGTGAAGATTTAGAGGAAGATGATTTTCCTCTGAGACCAAATGAAGAGGGAAAGGGAGTAGAAAAATCAAACAAGGACGAAGGAGTTCCCAT GCCAGGAACTCGGGTTTCGAAAAacaagaagctgaagatcaGCCAGCACAGACCAAGTGGGTCCAGGGTTAAGTTTGACGAGGAAGGCAATCCAGTGGCTCCCTTAGCAATAGTAGCTGCCACAACTGAGACTGAAGTAGCCCTTGATGAAG AGGCAAGGAAGGATTACTATAAGAAACTGGGGGAGCAACTGAGGAAAGTGGATCATGAGGACAAGAAAGTGGAGAGGGAAAAGAGGAGGGAGAAGAGAATGAAAGAAAAGATTAAGAGGAAGCAAGGAGagatggaggaggaggaagaagaagaaggccaTGAAGGCTCTGCATcatcagaagaagaaacaggACCAAAACGCAAAAGAGCAAAGAAGATGTACTTTGATGATAATGgtgatggagatgaagaaaagGAAGGAGGAAAAATCAATACAGATGCCATCTCCATAGCTGAGCTTGAGGAGATGGCTCTCAAACTGATAACGCAGTCATGA
- the LOC106371231 gene encoding uncharacterized protein LOC106371231 isoform X2 codes for MEKESHEENNNHTVSGEVIAKRKPGRPRKHLKLDSTEQPRHIESDEAMVGQHVTGVIEATFEAGFLLSVKLGNSDTVLRGVVFRPGRCEPVSVDNDIAPHVPMITRNSHVTHQHGLPAKRGRKSRFREKRGDRALAPVPILPANPAMSNHPLVPVVENGSGSVPVHQGHMQTESQVSGGSNSKLFETLLTQVMKEGQVHNSTTRFTEPESEEQALSIEPLQAIHPVHPVHIPKPMPSYGRGKMTELLQENVRETHFSQGQ; via the exons ATGGAGAAGGAAAGCCATGAGGAGAACAACAACCACACTGTCTCTGGTGAAGTCATTGCCAAACGGAAACCTGGTCGACCCAGAAAGCACCTCAAGCTAGACTCCACCGAGCAGCCTCGCCACATTGAAAGCGATGAAGCTATGGTTGGGCAGCACGTTACTGGCGTCATCGAGGCAACTTTTGAAGCCGGCTTCTTGCTTTCGGTTAAGCTTGGTAACTCAGATACCGTGCTTAGAGGTGTGGTGTTCAGGCCTGGTCGCTGCGAGCCTGTATCGGTTGATAACGATATTGCTCCTCATGTTCCAATGATAACAAGAAACAGCCACGTGACGCATCAACATGGATTGCCAGCTAAACGAGGTCGTAAATCTAGGTTCCGTGAGAAGCGTGGTGATAGAGCATTGGCTCCTGTCCCGATTCTTCCCGCTAATCCAGCAATGTCCAACCATCCTTTGGTTCCTGTCGTGGAGAATGGCAGTGGGAGTGTCCCGGTCCACCAGGGACATATGCAGACCGAGTCTCAAGTGAGTGGAGGTAGTAATAGCAAGCTGTTTGAGACGCTGCTTACACAAGTGATGAAGGAAGGTCAAGTCCATAACAGCACGACACGGTTCACTGAACCCGAGTCAGAAGAGCAGGCTCTGTCTATTGAGCCGTTGCAGGCGATACACCCGGTCCATCCAGTACATATCCCAAAACCTATGCCAAGTTATGGACGTGGCAAGATGACAGAGCTTCTTCAG GAGAATGTGAGGGAGACCCATTTTTCTCAAGGACAGTGA
- the LOC106371231 gene encoding uncharacterized protein LOC106371231 isoform X1, giving the protein MEKESHEENNNHTVSGEVIAKRKPGRPRKHLKLDSTEQPRHIESDEAMVGQHVTGVIEATFEAGFLLSVKLGNSDTVLRGVVFRPGRCEPVSVDNDIAPHVPMITRNSHVTHQHGLPAKRGRKSRFREKRGDRALAPVPILPANPAMSNHPLVPVVENGSGSVPVHQGHMQTESQVSGGSNSKLFETLLTQVMKEGQVHNSTTRFTEPESEEQALSIEPLQAIHPVHPVHIPKPMPSYGRGKMTELLQAVQENVRETHFSQGQ; this is encoded by the exons ATGGAGAAGGAAAGCCATGAGGAGAACAACAACCACACTGTCTCTGGTGAAGTCATTGCCAAACGGAAACCTGGTCGACCCAGAAAGCACCTCAAGCTAGACTCCACCGAGCAGCCTCGCCACATTGAAAGCGATGAAGCTATGGTTGGGCAGCACGTTACTGGCGTCATCGAGGCAACTTTTGAAGCCGGCTTCTTGCTTTCGGTTAAGCTTGGTAACTCAGATACCGTGCTTAGAGGTGTGGTGTTCAGGCCTGGTCGCTGCGAGCCTGTATCGGTTGATAACGATATTGCTCCTCATGTTCCAATGATAACAAGAAACAGCCACGTGACGCATCAACATGGATTGCCAGCTAAACGAGGTCGTAAATCTAGGTTCCGTGAGAAGCGTGGTGATAGAGCATTGGCTCCTGTCCCGATTCTTCCCGCTAATCCAGCAATGTCCAACCATCCTTTGGTTCCTGTCGTGGAGAATGGCAGTGGGAGTGTCCCGGTCCACCAGGGACATATGCAGACCGAGTCTCAAGTGAGTGGAGGTAGTAATAGCAAGCTGTTTGAGACGCTGCTTACACAAGTGATGAAGGAAGGTCAAGTCCATAACAGCACGACACGGTTCACTGAACCCGAGTCAGAAGAGCAGGCTCTGTCTATTGAGCCGTTGCAGGCGATACACCCGGTCCATCCAGTACATATCCCAAAACCTATGCCAAGTTATGGACGTGGCAAGATGACAGAGCTTCTTCAG GCCGTGCAGGAGAATGTGAGGGAGACCCATTTTTCTCAAGGACAGTGA